The Ideonella dechloratans genome includes a window with the following:
- a CDS encoding DUF4276 family protein → MRRVVIVCEGQTEEAFISRVMVPAFVETGILLQGITVETSPGHKGGAMRYDRLRPALRNALANGRVAAVTTLIDLYKLAPDFPGYGAALPLPTLAERLRALESQLHADVVAHCGCNPARFIPHVQPHEFEALLFSDVSVLAGLEAGWAAAAPALVQARMAAPTPEEINNGHETKPSARLETLLRNPSYRKLRHGPIAAERIGLARIESECPHFAKWLAQLRIL, encoded by the coding sequence ATGCGCCGGGTCGTCATCGTCTGCGAAGGGCAGACCGAAGAAGCGTTCATTTCCCGCGTGATGGTTCCGGCCTTTGTGGAGACAGGCATTCTGCTGCAGGGCATTACCGTCGAGACCTCACCAGGGCACAAGGGCGGCGCGATGCGCTATGACCGCCTGCGCCCGGCACTGCGCAACGCATTGGCCAATGGCCGCGTTGCGGCCGTGACGACCTTGATCGATCTCTACAAGCTGGCCCCTGATTTTCCGGGCTATGGTGCGGCCTTGCCGCTGCCCACCCTGGCCGAGAGACTGCGGGCGCTGGAGAGTCAACTTCATGCAGACGTGGTTGCGCACTGTGGGTGCAACCCGGCGCGGTTCATACCGCATGTCCAGCCTCATGAATTCGAGGCGCTCTTGTTCAGCGATGTCTCTGTTCTCGCCGGCTTGGAGGCAGGTTGGGCTGCCGCAGCGCCGGCTTTGGTACAGGCCCGGATGGCTGCTCCTACACCGGAAGAAATCAACAATGGCCACGAGACCAAACCCTCTGCCCGGCTTGAGACCCTTCTTCGCAACCCTTCATACCGCAAGTTGCGTCATGGCCCAATTGCCGCTGAACGCATTGGGCTGGCAAGAATCGAGTCTGAATGCCCGCACTTCGCGAAGTGGCTGGCTCAACTCCGAATCCTTTGA
- a CDS encoding cupin domain-containing protein — MIPFKLDMDRVPLDDWGTPEDIGAQSLGPAPRVAGKILFGTLDSPVSGGLYAATRGRYRVTYPFDEHATLLDGQLALTDEDNGRTVVYGPGDSWIIAAGSTIVWDIRSEGVRKSYLAVSPGAKAA, encoded by the coding sequence ATGATCCCCTTCAAGCTCGACATGGACCGCGTGCCCCTGGACGACTGGGGCACGCCCGAGGACATCGGCGCCCAGAGCCTGGGCCCGGCCCCGCGCGTGGCCGGCAAGATCCTCTTCGGCACGCTCGACTCGCCCGTCTCCGGCGGCCTGTACGCCGCCACCCGCGGCCGCTACCGCGTCACCTACCCCTTCGACGAACACGCCACCCTGCTGGACGGCCAACTGGCCCTGACCGACGAGGACAACGGCCGCACCGTCGTCTACGGCCCCGGCGACAGCTGGATCATCGCCGCCGGCAGCACCATCGTCTGGGACATCCGGTCGGAGGGGGTGAGGAAGAGTTATTTGGCGGTGAGTCCGGGGGCAAAGGCGGCTTGA
- the argE gene encoding acetylornithine deacetylase produces MNEPRSIDLLAQLLSQPTVSRNPNLGLIHFIRDYLADWGVASELFLNAEGSKASLYATLGPTDRGGVALSGHTDVVPVDGQAWTVDPFALTVQDDRLYGRGAADMKGFIACVLAAVPRFLARPLHWPVHLAFSYDEEVGCLGVRPMLAELAQRPHKPRLCLIGEPTEMKPVLGHKGKLAMRCRVRGAACHSAYAPQGVNAIEYAARLIHRLGDIGQQLARPEHHDPRFDPPHSTVQTGLIQGGRALNIVPADCSFDFEVRALPGFDAQQVVDELLQHALLDLLPRMQAVHPQADIQFEPLSAYPGLATPADGEAAYLLSRISGSSAFGTVAYGTEGGLFHQAGIPTVVCGPGSMDQGHKPDEYVTVAQLQACDAMLGRLGEVLEGEGGLAPARA; encoded by the coding sequence ATGAATGAGCCCCGCAGCATTGACCTGCTGGCGCAGCTGCTGAGCCAGCCCACCGTCAGCCGCAACCCCAACCTGGGGCTCATCCACTTCATCCGGGACTATCTGGCCGACTGGGGCGTGGCCAGCGAGCTGTTCCTCAACGCCGAAGGCAGCAAGGCCAGCCTGTACGCCACCCTGGGCCCCACCGACCGCGGCGGCGTGGCCCTGTCCGGCCACACCGACGTGGTGCCGGTGGACGGCCAGGCCTGGACGGTGGACCCCTTTGCCCTGACCGTGCAGGACGACCGCCTCTACGGCCGCGGCGCCGCCGACATGAAGGGCTTCATCGCCTGCGTGCTGGCGGCGGTGCCGCGCTTTCTGGCGCGGCCGCTGCACTGGCCGGTGCACCTGGCGTTCTCGTATGACGAAGAGGTGGGCTGCCTGGGCGTGCGCCCCATGCTGGCCGAGCTGGCCCAGCGCCCGCACAAGCCCCGCCTGTGCCTGATTGGCGAGCCCACCGAGATGAAGCCCGTGCTGGGCCACAAGGGCAAGCTGGCCATGCGCTGCCGCGTGCGCGGCGCGGCCTGCCACTCGGCCTATGCACCGCAGGGCGTGAACGCCATTGAATACGCCGCGCGGCTCATCCACCGCCTGGGCGACATCGGCCAGCAACTGGCCCGCCCCGAACACCACGACCCTCGCTTCGACCCGCCGCACTCCACCGTGCAGACCGGGCTGATCCAGGGCGGCCGGGCGCTGAACATCGTGCCGGCCGACTGCAGCTTCGACTTTGAAGTGCGGGCCCTGCCGGGCTTTGACGCCCAGCAGGTGGTGGACGAATTGCTGCAGCACGCGCTGCTGGACCTGCTGCCCCGCATGCAGGCCGTGCACCCCCAGGCCGACATCCAGTTCGAACCCCTGAGCGCCTACCCCGGCCTGGCCACCCCGGCCGACGGCGAAGCCGCCTACCTGCTCTCACGCATCAGCGGCAGCTCGGCCTTTGGCACCGTGGCCTACGGCACCGAAGGCGGCCTGTTCCACCAGGCCGGCATCCCCACCGTGGTCTGCGGCCCCGGCAGCATGGACCAGGGCCACAAGCCCGACGAGTATGTGACCGTGGCGCAGCTGCAGGCGTGTGATGCGATGTTGGGGAGGTTGGGGGAGGTGTTGGAGGGGGAGGGTGGGCTGGCGCCGGCTCGGGCATAG
- a CDS encoding type II toxin-antitoxin system Phd/YefM family antitoxin: MGFSASDVVPFTQARANLSDLADQAKAGAEKIITKNGESYVALIDAARLDYYHQLERERIHLLLIEDAKRGLADIEAGRTVGADAAIAQLQQRRAEVSKSAATGKTAKKRG; this comes from the coding sequence ATGGGCTTTTCAGCCAGTGATGTGGTGCCCTTCACCCAGGCGCGCGCCAACCTGTCCGATCTGGCCGACCAGGCCAAGGCCGGCGCCGAGAAGATCATCACCAAGAACGGCGAAAGCTACGTCGCGCTGATCGACGCAGCCCGCCTGGACTATTACCACCAGCTGGAGCGCGAGCGCATCCACCTGCTGCTGATCGAGGATGCCAAGCGCGGCCTGGCCGATATCGAGGCCGGCCGCACCGTGGGGGCCGATGCCGCCATCGCCCAGCTTCAGCAGCGCCGCGCTGAAGTTTCAAAGTCAGCCGCCACGGGCAAGACCGCCAAGAAGCGTGGCTGA
- a CDS encoding AAA family ATPase, which produces MKIDTISIEGYKSFAKVDQFALGNLNVLIGANGAGKSNFLSLFKLLTAVSQGNLQTYVKSQGGPDVLLHGGRKRTPQLSIALKFRPNGTVVNGYEITLAPTADNRVQFVREVPWIDGDFGLTRYQLGTAHEEARLLTDTRQVSQYVSRWMKSWQQFHFHDTSDSAAVKRPHPSNDNLRLKAQADNLAAYLYRLRGLPSHKSAYERIVDTIKLAAPFFGGFVERDPMPETVELEWFEQSDPETPYRAHTLSDGTLRFICLTTLLLQPSYLLPDTLLIDEPELGLHPFAINLLADMMKELAQTKQLIVSTQSVELLNALEPEHIVVAQRSNGATTLERLNAAELQGWLDDYQSLGELWKRNVLGGRPSL; this is translated from the coding sequence ATGAAGATCGACACCATCAGCATTGAGGGCTACAAGTCCTTCGCCAAGGTCGATCAGTTCGCTCTGGGCAACCTGAACGTGCTGATTGGCGCGAACGGCGCCGGCAAGAGCAACTTCCTGTCACTCTTCAAACTGTTGACGGCGGTATCGCAGGGCAACCTGCAAACCTATGTCAAGTCTCAGGGTGGCCCTGACGTGTTGCTGCACGGCGGTCGCAAACGTACGCCTCAGCTCAGCATCGCTCTGAAGTTCAGGCCCAATGGCACGGTCGTCAATGGCTATGAAATCACACTGGCGCCCACTGCCGACAACCGCGTTCAGTTTGTCCGAGAGGTGCCGTGGATTGACGGTGACTTCGGGCTCACAAGGTACCAGCTCGGGACAGCACACGAGGAAGCCAGACTGCTGACCGACACACGCCAGGTCAGCCAGTACGTTTCGCGGTGGATGAAAAGCTGGCAGCAGTTCCACTTCCATGACACCAGCGACAGCGCAGCGGTCAAGCGCCCGCATCCGAGCAACGACAACCTTCGACTGAAGGCCCAGGCGGACAACCTCGCTGCCTACCTTTACCGCCTGCGTGGACTTCCGTCGCATAAGTCGGCCTATGAGCGCATCGTCGACACGATCAAGCTGGCAGCGCCTTTTTTTGGCGGCTTTGTAGAGCGTGATCCGATGCCGGAGACCGTGGAACTGGAATGGTTCGAACAAAGCGATCCTGAAACGCCCTACCGCGCGCACACGCTCTCAGACGGCACGCTTCGGTTCATCTGCTTGACGACGCTATTGCTTCAACCGTCATACCTGCTGCCCGACACGCTGCTGATCGACGAACCGGAGTTGGGCCTTCACCCATTCGCCATCAACCTGCTGGCGGACATGATGAAGGAGCTGGCTCAGACCAAACAGCTGATCGTCTCGACCCAGTCCGTCGAGCTGCTGAACGCCTTGGAGCCTGAGCATATTGTTGTCGCCCAGCGTTCCAATGGCGCTACCACGCTGGAGCGACTCAACGCGGCCGAGCTTCAAGGTTGGCTGGACGACTACCAAAGCCTGGGCGAGTTGTGGAAGCGAAATGTGCTCGGCGGAAGGCCCAGCCTGTGA
- a CDS encoding restriction endonuclease, protein MAEITRRRTGEFLRELFRILMAAPDGMRASDALQVLASRFTLTPYEADNYESGSRRFEKIVRFATVDCVKAGWLVKDKGIWTITEAGQAAHAELPDPEAFYKRACKLYAEWKAAQPDAEGSAAEVAAAASAVDDVDNNAKAASVTFEEAEEQAWAEVSQYLRAMNPYDFQDLVADLLRAMSYHVTWVSPPGKDGGVDILAWPDALGTRPPRIKVQVKRQQQAVSVEGLRSFMAVLGDDDVGLFVCTGGFTKDAEAEARTQEKRRITLISLEKLFDLWDEHYDKLTDRARRRLPLRSIRFLAPGG, encoded by the coding sequence ATGGCCGAAATCACCCGTCGCCGCACCGGCGAATTCCTACGCGAGCTGTTCCGCATCCTGATGGCGGCACCCGACGGCATGCGCGCCAGCGACGCCCTGCAAGTGCTGGCCAGCCGCTTCACTTTGACGCCCTACGAGGCGGATAACTACGAATCCGGCTCCCGCCGCTTCGAGAAGATCGTCCGCTTCGCCACGGTCGATTGCGTCAAGGCCGGCTGGTTGGTGAAGGACAAGGGCATTTGGACCATCACCGAGGCGGGCCAGGCAGCCCATGCCGAGCTACCCGACCCCGAGGCCTTCTACAAGCGTGCCTGCAAGCTGTACGCCGAATGGAAGGCCGCACAGCCTGACGCCGAAGGCAGTGCAGCGGAGGTGGCCGCCGCTGCGAGCGCAGTGGACGACGTGGACAACAACGCCAAGGCGGCGAGTGTCACCTTCGAAGAGGCCGAAGAGCAGGCCTGGGCGGAGGTATCGCAGTACCTGCGTGCGATGAACCCCTACGACTTTCAGGACCTCGTGGCCGACTTGTTGCGCGCCATGTCGTACCACGTCACCTGGGTGTCGCCGCCTGGCAAGGATGGTGGCGTGGACATTCTGGCCTGGCCCGATGCGCTGGGCACGCGCCCGCCGCGCATCAAGGTGCAAGTAAAGCGCCAGCAGCAGGCCGTGAGTGTCGAGGGCCTGCGGTCTTTCATGGCCGTGCTGGGAGATGACGACGTGGGCCTGTTCGTCTGCACCGGTGGCTTCACCAAGGACGCCGAAGCCGAGGCGCGCACGCAGGAGAAGCGGCGCATCACCTTGATCAGCCTGGAGAAGCTGTTCGACCTGTGGGACGAGCACTACGACAAGCTGACTGACAGGGCACGGCGTCGGTTGCCGCTGCGGTCCATTCGCTTCTTGGCCCCAGGAGGCTGA
- a CDS encoding site-specific DNA-methyltransferase, translated as MTDNIKKPKDVTPKDVKVSKAKGRPMLTWVGKKPLARVRAYPAQAIERFDATAGQALPLQEAGWSDWPKDLPKGGLLYHGDNKDVLAHLLANGFRGKVKLIYIDPPFDSGADYVRKVQLRGVKGTVKIDGEDYTLGEQVQYSDIWANDNYLQFMYERLLILKELLAEDGSVFLHCDERQGHRIRCILDEVFGAEHFKNEVVWYYSNKYGANSQTFDVFHNSIYWYGKSSKVQFNPVRVPVKEKRLQPVRQWNKELNKNEWLRDESGNYLYQESSTKDLGDVWEVPVINPMALERTDYPTQKPEALLRWVVGCASAPGDLVLDCFVGSGTTAVVAQQLGRRWIGCDINKGAIQTTAKRIQELMQSQAVDAAPSPQGDLIGTADPSPKPSQLSFATYRVNDYDLQIQHNEAVELACQHLGVTRTRTDSFFEGTQGGRLVKIVPFNHPLTPLDLEAVRNELKARPTEERDVMVVCLGWQHDARAWVETYNRNRPVNKLHVVELRTDRKLGGIIKHEPLTAQVSAKRTGKGANAQLVVEVQDVVSPTIMQRLNLEQGVFRAQITDWRAVVDCILIDTQYDGQVFNVALADVPERKQDLVNGRYELPAPPAGSTVAVKIIDMLGEELVVNLTV; from the coding sequence ATGACCGACAACATCAAGAAGCCCAAGGACGTGACCCCTAAAGACGTCAAGGTGAGCAAGGCGAAGGGCCGACCCATGCTCACCTGGGTGGGCAAGAAGCCGCTCGCCCGCGTGCGGGCCTACCCCGCTCAGGCCATCGAGCGCTTTGACGCCACGGCGGGCCAGGCGTTGCCCTTGCAGGAAGCAGGCTGGAGCGATTGGCCCAAGGACTTGCCCAAGGGCGGCCTGCTCTACCACGGCGACAACAAGGATGTGCTGGCCCACCTGCTGGCCAACGGCTTTCGGGGCAAGGTCAAGCTGATCTACATCGACCCGCCGTTCGACAGCGGCGCGGACTACGTGCGCAAGGTGCAACTACGCGGCGTCAAGGGCACGGTCAAGATCGACGGCGAGGACTACACGCTGGGCGAGCAGGTGCAGTACAGCGACATCTGGGCCAACGACAACTATCTGCAGTTCATGTACGAGCGCTTGCTGATCCTGAAGGAGTTGCTGGCCGAGGACGGCAGCGTCTTTCTGCACTGTGACGAACGGCAGGGGCATCGAATTCGTTGCATCTTGGATGAGGTGTTTGGAGCAGAGCACTTCAAGAACGAAGTGGTTTGGTACTACTCGAACAAGTACGGGGCCAACTCACAAACCTTCGATGTCTTTCACAATTCCATCTACTGGTATGGCAAGTCGAGCAAGGTTCAGTTCAATCCCGTTCGAGTACCGGTCAAAGAGAAGCGGCTGCAACCTGTGCGCCAATGGAACAAGGAGCTGAACAAGAACGAGTGGCTCCGCGACGAGTCGGGCAACTACCTCTATCAAGAAAGCTCAACAAAGGACCTGGGCGACGTTTGGGAAGTGCCTGTGATAAATCCGATGGCACTGGAGCGCACGGACTATCCGACGCAGAAGCCGGAGGCGCTACTTCGCTGGGTTGTTGGCTGCGCGTCTGCACCGGGTGATTTGGTGTTGGACTGCTTTGTCGGCTCTGGCACAACTGCTGTGGTAGCTCAGCAATTGGGCCGCCGCTGGATCGGCTGTGACATCAACAAAGGTGCGATTCAAACGACGGCCAAGCGCATTCAGGAGTTGATGCAATCCCAGGCCGTAGATGCTGCGCCCTCTCCGCAGGGAGACCTGATCGGGACGGCTGATCCTTCGCCAAAGCCAAGCCAACTCTCCTTCGCCACCTACCGCGTCAACGACTACGACCTGCAGATCCAGCATAACGAAGCCGTCGAGCTGGCCTGCCAGCACCTGGGCGTCACCCGCACGCGCACCGATTCGTTCTTTGAAGGAACGCAAGGCGGCCGCCTGGTCAAGATCGTGCCCTTCAACCATCCGCTGACGCCGCTGGACCTGGAGGCCGTGCGCAACGAGCTGAAGGCGCGCCCGACCGAAGAACGCGACGTGATGGTGGTGTGCCTGGGCTGGCAGCACGACGCCCGGGCCTGGGTAGAGACCTACAACCGGAACCGCCCGGTGAACAAGCTGCACGTGGTGGAACTGCGCACCGACCGCAAGCTCGGCGGCATCATCAAGCATGAGCCGCTGACCGCTCAGGTCAGCGCCAAGCGCACCGGCAAGGGGGCGAACGCCCAACTGGTTGTCGAGGTGCAAGACGTGGTGTCGCCCACCATCATGCAGCGCCTGAACCTGGAGCAAGGCGTGTTCCGCGCCCAGATCACCGACTGGCGCGCGGTCGTCGATTGCATCTTGATCGACACGCAGTACGACGGCCAAGTCTTCAATGTTGCACTGGCCGACGTGCCGGAGCGCAAGCAAGACCTGGTGAATGGGCGCTACGAGCTGCCGGCACCGCCGGCTGGGTCGACGGTGGCCGTCAAGATCATCGACATGCTGGGTGAGGAGCTTGTCGTGAATCTGACCGTTTGA
- a CDS encoding DUF1028 domain-containing protein yields MTFSIVGRCARTGQLGVAISSSSIAVGARCPWLEAGVGAVSTQNITLPALGPQVLGRLAEQTPAEAALAQVMAAEPWREHRQVTVVDAQGRTAHFSGREALGLHHAVAGAQCVAAGNLLASPAVIEAMVPAFESTPGPLADRLLAAMQAALAAGGEAGPVHSAALKVVGEVPWPIIDLRVDWAEADPIGQLAGLWQAYRPQMQDYLTRALDPTAAPSYGVPGDE; encoded by the coding sequence ATGACCTTCTCCATCGTCGGGCGCTGTGCCCGCACCGGCCAGCTGGGCGTGGCCATCAGCTCTTCCAGCATCGCCGTGGGCGCGCGCTGCCCCTGGCTGGAGGCCGGGGTGGGGGCCGTCTCCACCCAGAACATCACCCTGCCGGCCCTGGGCCCGCAGGTGCTGGGCCGCCTGGCCGAGCAGACGCCGGCCGAAGCCGCCCTGGCCCAGGTAATGGCCGCCGAGCCCTGGCGCGAGCACCGGCAGGTGACCGTGGTGGATGCGCAGGGCCGCACCGCCCACTTCAGCGGCCGCGAGGCCCTGGGCCTGCACCACGCCGTGGCCGGCGCGCAATGCGTGGCCGCCGGCAACCTGCTGGCCAGCCCCGCCGTCATCGAGGCCATGGTGCCCGCGTTTGAAAGCACTCCCGGCCCGCTGGCCGACCGCCTGCTGGCCGCCATGCAGGCCGCCCTGGCCGCCGGGGGCGAGGCCGGCCCCGTGCATTCCGCCGCGCTGAAGGTGGTGGGCGAGGTGCCCTGGCCCATCATCGACCTGCGGGTGGACTGGGCCGAGGCCGACCCCATCGGCCAGCTGGCCGGCCTGTGGCAGGCCTATCGCCCGCAGATGCAGGACTACCTCACCCGCGCCCTGGACCCCACCGCCGCCCCCAGCTACGGGGTGCCGGGCGATGAATGA
- a CDS encoding type II toxin-antitoxin system RelE/ParE family toxin, with protein sequence MAEDLYQVELTARFLERLDAIEAFLTEADATFAFDQLLAELRATVIPNLARFTRIGRRYLDNPPQSAEALAQLAALPAGAAGALREYLHGDYLMLYTAVDAKTTVYLLSIRHHRQLSFDFARLWPSATKPDQR encoded by the coding sequence GTGGCTGAGGATCTGTACCAGGTCGAACTGACCGCGCGCTTCCTGGAGCGGCTGGACGCCATTGAAGCGTTCTTGACCGAAGCCGATGCGACCTTCGCCTTCGACCAGTTGCTGGCCGAGTTGCGTGCCACGGTCATCCCCAACCTGGCCCGGTTCACCCGCATCGGCCGGCGGTACTTGGACAATCCACCGCAATCGGCGGAGGCGCTGGCCCAACTGGCCGCGCTACCGGCCGGCGCAGCGGGCGCTTTGCGGGAGTATCTGCATGGCGACTACCTGATGCTCTACACCGCTGTAGATGCGAAGACCACGGTCTACCTGCTGTCCATCCGGCACCACCGCCAACTTTCGTTTGACTTCGCTCGGCTGTGGCCGAGCGCTACCAAGCCAGATCAGCGCTGA
- a CDS encoding DEAD/DEAH box helicase family protein has protein sequence MSYLYQVLTQRVDAWRAANYPCDAFPAIREILEFATEDGETGQLRYLRRAQFRALETYWYLRLVLDTPKIPDLYAKLFPKPKDRREAMGLTHPDIVSFIADEGLESCLERVKSDNAFVRQYALESLRESLTLDYASYILALAMGAGKTILMGSIVATEFAMAMEYPDGPFVQNALIFAPGKTILSALRELSDVPYDKLLPPRMHKPFAASLKLTFTRDGDKQIPIVWGSNFNVIVTNTEKIRIQKPNVRSNGQQVPLFAGTKAEEQTELANLRLQAVASLPHLAVFSDEAHHTYGQKLLGKWEKDKETGELVFKDDGIKKVRRTIDYLAEETNLIVVINATGTPYFERQPLRDVVVWYGLGEGIRDGVLKELAKNIKVFDLGDGEADTLVSSVIEDFVRDYWAVSLPNGAPARLALYFPNIETRDELRSAVESALAQRGIGTDTILAVDGKSNEATRRQFEAVARNPEAPERVLLLVNMGTEGWNCPSLFATALVRKLANSNNFVLQAATRCLRQVPGNKHPARVYLTDSNRKTLESQLAETYGTSLKDLDAQQAERVEREIVLHRPHLPPLLIKKRVLRYRRKADTDGAKPLHLTVPTVAAPAGVTVATLTPVQTASGTTTLQKVDGGDDVLPAPPPELDSYAAATELAANYHLATADVLAALRGAYGVGADIPDYHLASLGQQIEDQRSDYEEHFEEIDVAIALVKADGFEKSERGGQPVYTARISFAKEREPLYLTARDTPDAAHALASSFHYEGYNFDSGPEAEFLRWALTQLQTETHQIEGVWFTGGITDPAKTDLYAEYLGDDGRWHRYTPDFVLRRADGKHLVVEIKRDSYSPDIKGDLARLGRGEAAQTLEGKKAVALKQWEGLNPDKLAYHVMFADTDLKSEGYAQVRDFIRGA, from the coding sequence ATGTCCTACCTCTATCAAGTCCTGACACAGCGCGTAGACGCATGGCGCGCTGCCAACTACCCGTGCGATGCGTTCCCGGCGATCCGCGAGATTCTGGAGTTCGCCACCGAGGACGGCGAGACCGGCCAGCTACGCTACCTTCGGCGTGCCCAGTTCCGTGCGTTGGAAACCTACTGGTACCTCCGGCTGGTGCTGGACACGCCCAAAATTCCAGACCTCTACGCCAAGCTGTTTCCGAAGCCGAAGGACCGCCGCGAGGCCATGGGCCTCACCCACCCCGACATCGTCAGCTTCATCGCGGACGAGGGGCTTGAAAGCTGCCTGGAACGGGTCAAGTCCGACAACGCGTTCGTGCGCCAGTACGCGTTAGAGAGCCTGCGCGAATCCCTGACCCTAGACTACGCCAGCTACATCCTGGCCCTGGCCATGGGCGCAGGCAAGACGATCTTGATGGGCTCCATCGTGGCCACCGAATTCGCCATGGCCATGGAATACCCTGATGGCCCCTTCGTGCAGAACGCGCTGATCTTTGCGCCAGGCAAGACCATCCTCAGCGCGCTGCGCGAACTGTCCGATGTGCCCTATGACAAGCTGCTGCCGCCGCGCATGCACAAACCATTCGCTGCCAGCCTGAAGCTGACCTTCACGCGCGACGGCGACAAGCAAATCCCCATCGTGTGGGGAAGCAACTTCAACGTCATCGTCACGAACACCGAGAAGATCCGCATCCAGAAGCCCAACGTGCGTAGCAACGGCCAGCAGGTTCCGCTGTTCGCCGGCACGAAGGCAGAGGAACAGACCGAGCTGGCCAACCTGCGCTTGCAAGCCGTGGCATCGCTGCCGCACCTGGCCGTGTTCTCTGACGAAGCCCACCACACCTACGGGCAGAAGCTGCTGGGCAAGTGGGAGAAGGACAAGGAGACCGGCGAACTGGTCTTCAAGGATGACGGCATCAAGAAGGTCCGCCGAACCATCGACTACCTGGCAGAGGAAACCAACCTGATCGTCGTGATCAACGCGACCGGCACGCCCTACTTCGAGCGTCAGCCCTTGCGAGACGTGGTGGTTTGGTACGGCCTGGGCGAAGGCATCCGGGATGGCGTGCTGAAGGAACTGGCCAAGAACATCAAGGTGTTCGACCTGGGAGACGGAGAGGCCGACACGCTGGTGTCGAGCGTGATCGAAGATTTCGTACGCGACTACTGGGCCGTGAGCCTGCCCAACGGTGCGCCTGCGCGCTTGGCCCTGTACTTCCCCAACATCGAAACCCGCGATGAACTGCGCAGCGCTGTCGAGTCGGCCCTCGCCCAACGCGGCATCGGCACCGACACCATCCTGGCAGTGGATGGCAAGAGCAACGAAGCCACGCGACGCCAGTTCGAGGCCGTGGCCCGCAACCCCGAAGCGCCTGAAAGGGTGCTGCTGCTGGTGAACATGGGCACCGAGGGCTGGAACTGCCCCAGCTTGTTTGCAACAGCGCTGGTCCGTAAGCTGGCCAACAGCAACAACTTCGTGCTTCAAGCGGCCACCCGGTGCCTGCGCCAGGTGCCTGGCAACAAGCACCCGGCCCGGGTGTACCTGACGGACAGCAACCGCAAGACGCTGGAGTCCCAGCTGGCCGAGACCTACGGCACCTCGCTCAAGGACTTGGACGCCCAGCAGGCCGAACGCGTGGAGCGCGAAATCGTGCTGCACCGCCCCCACCTGCCGCCCCTGCTCATCAAGAAGCGCGTGCTGCGATACCGACGCAAGGCCGACACGGATGGTGCGAAACCGCTGCACCTGACGGTGCCAACCGTGGCTGCACCGGCCGGCGTGACGGTGGCCACCTTGACGCCAGTGCAAACCGCATCGGGCACTACCACCCTGCAGAAGGTAGATGGCGGCGACGACGTGTTGCCGGCGCCGCCGCCCGAGCTGGACAGCTATGCCGCTGCCACCGAGCTGGCTGCCAACTACCACCTGGCCACGGCAGACGTGCTGGCCGCCCTGCGCGGCGCCTATGGCGTGGGCGCCGACATCCCCGACTACCATCTCGCCTCCTTGGGCCAGCAGATCGAAGACCAGCGCTCGGACTACGAAGAGCACTTCGAAGAAATCGACGTGGCCATCGCCCTGGTCAAGGCCGATGGGTTCGAGAAGTCCGAGCGAGGTGGGCAGCCGGTCTACACGGCCCGCATCAGCTTTGCCAAGGAGCGCGAACCGCTGTACCTGACGGCACGCGACACGCCGGACGCCGCGCACGCACTGGCCAGCAGCTTCCACTACGAGGGCTACAACTTCGACTCCGGCCCCGAGGCCGAGTTTTTGCGGTGGGCACTGACCCAGTTGCAGACCGAGACGCATCAGATCGAAGGGGTTTGGTTCACGGGCGGCATCACCGACCCGGCGAAGACCGACCTCTATGCCGAATACCTGGGCGACGACGGCCGATGGCACCGATACACCCCTGACTTCGTGCTGCGCCGCGCCGATGGCAAGCATCTGGTGGTGGAGATCAAGCGCGACAGCTACAGCCCCGACATCAAGGGCGACCTGGCTCGGCTGGGCCGAGGTGAAGCCGCGCAGACCTTGGAAGGCAAGAAGGCCGTGGCGCTGAAGCAATGGGAGGGCTTGAACCCCGACAAGCTCGCCTACCACGTGATGTTTGCCGACACCGACCTCAAGTCAGAAGGCTATGCCCAGGTCCGCGATTTCATCCGCGGCGCCTGA